The sequence ACCCGTACCGATCGCCCACACCGGTTCATAGGCGATCACCAGCCTTTCGACCTGCGCCGCACCGAGCGCCAGCACGGGGGCCAGTTGTTCGGCCACAACCGCTTCGGTCCGGTCCGCCTGGCGCTCGGCCAGCGTTTCGCCGACGCAGACGATCGGCACCAGACCCGAGCGCAGCGCTGCCGCCGCCTTCTCGGCCACTCGTTGACTGGATTCGCCATGGCGAAGCCGGCGCTCGGAGTGGCCAACGATCACATAGTGGCAGCCCAGTTCGCGCAGCATGCCGGCGCTCACCTCACCAGTATAGGCACCGTCGTCGCATTCGCTGACATCCTGGGCACCCAGCAACAAGCCACTGCCGGCCAGCACGTCCGCGGCCTGATCCAGATAGGGCGACGGCACACA comes from Denitromonas sp. and encodes:
- the tpiA gene encoding triose-phosphate isomerase — protein: MRSKLVAGNWKMHGRREMVAGLLSALTSRLPQGVDVAVCVPSPYLDQAADVLAGSGLLLGAQDVSECDDGAYTGEVSAGMLRELGCHYVIVGHSERRLRHGESSQRVAEKAAAALRSGLVPIVCVGETLAERQADRTEAVVAEQLAPVLALGAAQVERLVIAYEPVWAIGTGVSATVEEAAQVHAAIRAALAGVSPAAADGVRVLYGGSVKPETAAALFAQKDIDGGLVGGAALDAEAFLAICNAAVAV